The genomic DNA CAGGAAAATATAAAGAAGTTGTTGAAAAAGGAGAATTATTGACTTATAGCGAAGGAGATAAGAAGATCCCATTTTATATAGTAAAGGAATTTAAAGGAGCAGATTTAGTGGGTATTTGTTATGAACAGTTATTAGATTATGCACTTCCGTATGAGAATGCTGAAAATGCATTTAGAGTTATTTCGGGAGACTTTGTTACTACAGAAGATGGTACAGGAATTGTGCATACAGCTCCTACTTTTGGAGCAGATGATGCTATGGTGGCAAAACAAGCTGTTCCAGAAGTACCTCCAATGTTAGTATTAGACGCTCATGGAAACCCAGTTCCTTTGGTGGATTTACAAGGTAAGTTCCGACCAGAAATGGGAGAGTTTGGAGGAAAGTATGTGAAAAATGAGTATTATGCAGAAGGAGAGGCACCTGAAAAATCAGTAGATGTAGAAATTGCGATTAAGTTAAAAACAGAAAATAAAGCATTTAAGGTTGAAAAATACGTACACAGTTATCCTAATTGCTGGCGTACAGATAAACCAATATTATATTACCCATTAGATTCTTGGTTTATTAAGGTAACAGATGTCAAAGAGAAGATGTTTGATCTTAATGAAACTATTAATTGGAAACCTAAGTCAACAGGAGAAGGACGCTTTGGAAATTGGTTAAAAAATGCCAACGATTGGAACTTATCTCGTTCTCGTTTTTGGGGAATTCCATTGCCAATATGGAGAACGGAAGATGGAACGGAGCAAATTTGTATAGGATCAGTTGAAGAGCTAAAAGCAGCAATGGCAAAATCAATTGAGGCAGGCATGATGACAGAAGATATTTTTGCAAACTTTGAAGTAGGTAATATGTCTGAAGAAAATTATGAAACGATTGATCTGCATAAGAATGTGGTTGACAAAATAATATTGGTTTCAGCATCAGGAAAACCAATGAAAAGAGAAAGTGATCTAATTGATGTTTGGTTTGATTCAGGATCTATGCCATATGCACAGTGGCATTATCCGTTTGAAAATAAAGAATTAATTGATAACAATGAAAGTTATCCAGCGAATTTTATCGCGGAAGGTGTAGATCAAACTCGTGGTTGGTTTTATACATTACACGCAATAGGGACCATGGTGTTCGATTCAGTAGCATATAAAAATGTAGTATCTAATGGATTGGTATTAGATAAGAATGGACAAAAAATGTCTAAGCGTTTGGGTAATGCAGTGGATCCATTTGAAACATTAGCTACTTACGGGCCAGATGCCACCAGATGGTATATGATTTCAAATGCTAATCCTTGGGATAATTTAAAATTTGATGTTAGTGGAATAGAAGAAGTAAAGCGTAAATTCTTTGGAACATTATATAATACGTATTCGTTTTTTAGTTTATATGCTAATATTGATGAGTTTTCGTACGAAGAAGCTGCAATTCCTTTACATCAAAGGCCGGAAATAGATCGTTGGATTTTATCAGAATTACATACCCTTATAAGAAAGGTAGATGAAGCTTATAATGATTATGAACCAACAAAAGCTACGAGAGCAATCAACACTTTTGTGCTAGATCATTTAAGTAACTGGTATGTGCGTTTGTGTAGAAGACGTTTTTGGAAGGGAGAATATGCACAAGATAAAATATCAGCTTACCAAACATTATATACTTGTATGTTAACAATAGCAAAGTTAGCTGCTCCAGTAGCACCATTTTTTATGGATAGATTGTATAAAGATTTGACAGAATTTGCAGGGAGTGAGAGTTTAGAAAGTGTTCATTTAGCTGAGTTTCCAAAATACGATGAAGCATTTATTGATAAGTCATTAGAAAGGAAGATGGAAAATGCCCAAACAATATCTTCTTTAGTATTGTCATTAAGAGCCAAGGAAAAAATAAAGGTGCGCCAACCATTGCAAAAAATTATGATTCCTGTATTAGATGCAACTCAAAAAGAGGAGATACTAGCGGTATCAGAATTGATAAAATCAGAGGTAAATGTAAAAGAAATCGAATTACTTGATGATGCTTCAGGTATTTTAGTGAAACAAATTAAACCAAATTTTAAAGCGTTAGGGCCTAAGTTTGGAAAAGAT from Tenacibaculum maritimum NCIMB 2154 includes the following:
- the ileS gene encoding isoleucine--tRNA ligase — its product is MKFTEYKGLDLPNIAEEILNYWEENNIFEKSITSREGNEPFVFFEGPPSANGLPGIHHVMARAIKDIFCRYKTQKGFQVKRKAGWDTHGLPVELGVEKELGITKEDIGTKISVEEYNIACKKAVMRYTDIWNEMTRKAGYWVDMEDPYITYKPKYMESVWWLLKQIYDKNLLYKGYTIQPYSPKAGTGLSSHELNQPGTYQDVTDTTIVAQFKAKEETLPVFLQNEGTIYFLAWTTTPWTLSSNTALTVGNKIDYVLVETYNQYTFKPMNVVLAKNLVGKQFTGKYKEVVEKGELLTYSEGDKKIPFYIVKEFKGADLVGICYEQLLDYALPYENAENAFRVISGDFVTTEDGTGIVHTAPTFGADDAMVAKQAVPEVPPMLVLDAHGNPVPLVDLQGKFRPEMGEFGGKYVKNEYYAEGEAPEKSVDVEIAIKLKTENKAFKVEKYVHSYPNCWRTDKPILYYPLDSWFIKVTDVKEKMFDLNETINWKPKSTGEGRFGNWLKNANDWNLSRSRFWGIPLPIWRTEDGTEQICIGSVEELKAAMAKSIEAGMMTEDIFANFEVGNMSEENYETIDLHKNVVDKIILVSASGKPMKRESDLIDVWFDSGSMPYAQWHYPFENKELIDNNESYPANFIAEGVDQTRGWFYTLHAIGTMVFDSVAYKNVVSNGLVLDKNGQKMSKRLGNAVDPFETLATYGPDATRWYMISNANPWDNLKFDVSGIEEVKRKFFGTLYNTYSFFSLYANIDEFSYEEAAIPLHQRPEIDRWILSELHTLIRKVDEAYNDYEPTKATRAINTFVLDHLSNWYVRLCRRRFWKGEYAQDKISAYQTLYTCMLTIAKLAAPVAPFFMDRLYKDLTEFAGSESLESVHLAEFPKYDEAFIDKSLERKMENAQTISSLVLSLRAKEKIKVRQPLQKIMIPVLDATQKEEILAVSELIKSEVNVKEIELLDDASGILVKQIKPNFKALGPKFGKDMRLVSSKIQGFSQADIVEIEKEGEISLEINEKIITLELADVEISSKDIEGWLVANSEGLTVALDVTITDDLRKEGIARELVNRIQNARKESGFEVTDKIKLSLLKYQDLQESVSVNETYIMSETLTKELVFVDELKNGTEIEFDTIKSRMLIQKI